One Cyprinus carpio isolate SPL01 chromosome B25, ASM1834038v1, whole genome shotgun sequence genomic region harbors:
- the tmem17 gene encoding LOW QUALITY PROTEIN: transmembrane protein 17B (The sequence of the model RefSeq protein was modified relative to this genomic sequence to represent the inferred CDS: substituted 1 base at 1 genomic stop codon), which yields MDLPEPVRRRLGDLSRTVFVDKSRTQPSAEEHADFLNQNDDVVLXSLPLQMSLYFNMWFFPFWWISEVVMLQLKYPALADYYKFILITVLILMTLIEAIRLYLGNVGNLQEKVPELAGFWLLTFLLQFPLILFQLFNEAILIQPLERGVHIILALFIFAEALFGFVALRAMVRHTESRFHLRQFDGIQELRM from the exons ATGGACCTGCCTGAACCCGTTCGGCGACGGCTTGGAGATCTCTCCAGAACTGTGTTTGTGGACAAAAGCCGAACACAACCCTCTGCGGAGGAGCACGCTGACTTTCTGAACCAGA atgaTGATGTTGTATTATGAAGTCTCCCGCTTCAGATGTCACTTTACTTTAACATGTGGTTCTTTCCTTTCTGGTGGATCAGTGAGGTTGTGATGCTACAGCTAAAG TACCCAGCCCTTGCAGATTATTACAAGTTCATCCTGATCACAGTTCTTATTTTAATGACCCTGATTGAGGCCATCAGGCTCTACCTGGGCAATGTGGGAAATCTGCAAGAGAAG gTTCCAGAATTGGCTGGATTTTGGCTTTTGACTTTTCTGCTGCAGTTTCCCCTGATTCTGTTCCAGCTCTTCAATGAGGCTATTCTCATTCAACCTCTGGAGAGAGGAGTTCATATAATACTGgccttatttatttttgcagag GCTCTCTTTGGATTTGTTGCCTTGCGTGCAATGGTCCGACACACTGAAAGTCGCTTCCACTTGCGACAATTTGATGGGATTCAGGAATTAAGGATGTGA